A region from the Ralstonia pickettii genome encodes:
- a CDS encoding cystathionine gamma-synthase family protein: MTGLTTALLHADREAGVEHYAIHKPLHTSTTYGYTDTRELIDVFQGKPGYTYARQGNPTTAALEAKITMMESGVATACFATGMAAIMAVFSTMLRAGDHVVSSAFLFGNTNSVFETLRNLGVEVTFVDATSAQAVADAVQPNTRLVFVETIANPRTQVADLKGIGDICKARGLIYVVDSTMTSPWLFRARDAQASLVVHSLSKYIGGHGNALGGAVVDTGLFDWAAYPNIYPAYRKAKPEMQGIQQIRKKGLRDQGATLIADAAHRIAVGAETMALRVDRTCSNALALARTLAAHPKVARVYYPGLPQHPQHARATELFRHYGGLLSFELVDGADFVDMLDHLRYAVRATHLGDTRTLVIPVAPTIYWEMGAERRASMGIADSLVRVSVGIEDEADLVADFTQALDATAVA; encoded by the coding sequence ATGACCGGACTGACCACCGCCCTCCTGCACGCCGACCGCGAAGCCGGCGTCGAGCACTACGCCATCCACAAGCCGCTGCACACGTCCACCACGTACGGCTATACCGATACGCGCGAGCTAATCGACGTGTTCCAGGGTAAGCCCGGCTACACCTACGCGCGCCAGGGCAACCCCACCACGGCCGCTCTGGAAGCCAAGATCACGATGATGGAATCCGGTGTCGCCACCGCGTGCTTCGCCACCGGCATGGCGGCCATCATGGCGGTGTTTTCCACCATGCTCCGCGCCGGCGACCACGTGGTCTCCAGCGCCTTCCTGTTCGGCAATACCAACAGCGTGTTCGAAACGCTGCGCAACCTGGGTGTGGAAGTGACATTCGTCGATGCCACGTCTGCCCAGGCTGTGGCCGACGCCGTGCAGCCGAACACGCGCCTCGTCTTTGTGGAGACCATTGCGAACCCCCGCACGCAGGTGGCGGATCTGAAGGGCATTGGCGATATCTGCAAGGCACGCGGCCTGATCTACGTGGTCGACAGCACGATGACCTCGCCGTGGCTGTTCCGCGCGCGCGACGCACAGGCCAGCCTGGTTGTGCATTCGCTGTCCAAGTACATCGGCGGGCACGGTAACGCGCTGGGCGGCGCGGTGGTGGATACGGGCCTGTTCGACTGGGCGGCCTACCCGAACATCTATCCGGCCTACCGCAAGGCCAAGCCGGAAATGCAGGGCATTCAGCAGATCCGCAAGAAGGGCCTGCGTGACCAGGGCGCGACCTTGATTGCCGATGCCGCGCACCGCATTGCCGTGGGCGCCGAAACGATGGCCCTGCGCGTTGACCGCACCTGCAGCAACGCGCTGGCGCTGGCCCGCACGCTGGCCGCGCACCCGAAGGTGGCACGTGTGTACTACCCCGGCCTGCCGCAGCACCCCCAGCACGCCCGCGCCACCGAGCTGTTCCGCCACTACGGCGGCCTGCTGAGCTTCGAACTGGTGGACGGCGCTGATTTCGTCGACATGCTCGACCACCTGCGCTACGCCGTGCGTGCCACGCACCTGGGTGATACGCGCACGCTGGTGATTCCGGTGGCGCCGACCATCTACTGGGAAATGGGCGCCGAGCGCCGCGCGTCGATGGGCATTGCCGATTCGCTCGTACGCGTGTCGGTCGGCATTGAGGACGAGGCCGATCTGGTGGCGGACTTCACCCAGGCGCTGGATGCGACGGCCGTTGCTTGA
- a CDS encoding cytochrome C oxidase subunit IV family protein, with protein MDHTQPSAHGQQHPIGIYLKIWGLLFVLSTMSYLVDYFHVQGLMRWTLIIVFMIAKAGLIVSVFMHMMWERLALVYAILMPPLALLVLMVLMAAEAHHTFGMRALFFH; from the coding sequence ATGGACCACACGCAACCCTCTGCCCACGGGCAACAACACCCCATCGGCATCTACCTGAAGATCTGGGGCCTGTTGTTCGTGCTGAGCACGATGTCGTACCTGGTCGATTATTTCCACGTGCAGGGGCTGATGCGCTGGACGCTGATCATCGTGTTCATGATCGCCAAGGCCGGGCTGATCGTCTCCGTGTTCATGCACATGATGTGGGAGCGGCTGGCACTGGTGTACGCCATCCTGATGCCGCCGTTGGCGTTGCTCGTGCTGATGGTATTGATGGCCGCGGAAGCGCATCACACCTTTGGGATGCGCGCCCTCTTCTTCCATTGA
- a CDS encoding D-glycero-alpha-D-manno-heptose-1,7-bisphosphate 7-phosphatase, with the protein MALMCGPLRPRPGPAVFLDKDGTLLEDVPYNVDPARIALAPGAGDGLRLLGATGLPLIVVSNQPGVALGYFPEHALEGVAQRLGELFALHGATLGGFYFCPHAPAADGSIQCPCRKPADGMLRQAAAGHGLALEGSWMIGDILNDVEAGRRAGCQTILIANGNETRWQPGPLRVPDYVVGRFDEAAAIVIAQTRPLAHVSHVSHVSHTAPTPSAQHLGAPA; encoded by the coding sequence ATGGCCCTGATGTGCGGGCCGTTACGGCCGCGGCCGGGCCCGGCCGTCTTTCTGGACAAGGACGGCACGCTGCTGGAAGACGTGCCCTACAACGTCGACCCGGCACGCATTGCGTTGGCCCCGGGCGCGGGCGACGGTTTGCGGCTGTTGGGCGCCACGGGCTTGCCGCTCATCGTGGTGAGCAATCAGCCGGGCGTTGCGCTGGGCTACTTTCCCGAGCATGCGCTCGAAGGTGTAGCGCAGCGGCTCGGCGAGTTGTTCGCGCTGCACGGTGCCACGCTGGGGGGCTTCTACTTCTGCCCGCATGCGCCCGCCGCCGACGGCAGCATCCAATGCCCGTGCCGCAAGCCGGCCGATGGCATGTTGCGCCAGGCCGCCGCTGGGCACGGCCTCGCGCTGGAAGGCTCGTGGATGATCGGCGACATCCTCAACGATGTCGAAGCCGGCCGCCGTGCGGGCTGCCAGACCATCCTCATCGCCAACGGCAACGAGACCCGCTGGCAGCCCGGGCCGCTGCGCGTGCCGGACTACGTCGTCGGCCGCTTTGACGAGGCTGCCGCCATCGTGATTGCGCAAACGCGCCCGCTTGCGCACGTCTCGCACGTCTCGCACGTTTCGCACACAGCGCCCACACCGTCTGCACAACACCTGGGGGCGCCGGCATGA
- a CDS encoding ABC transporter transmembrane domain-containing protein gives MGALWRAIWRYRKRVLVAVGLLVLAKLCAVGVPIVLKWIVDGFGDATRARVFPAFLLLAYAVLRFGGTLFGELRDMVFSRVSQPTVAGFMAQAFEHLHQLGPRFHASRQTGGLIRDVERGTTGIEFLLGVALFTILPTMVEIGSVLIIMMSRYSGWYLLTIVATFAAYCTATVLLTRRRVRLQRQMNEFDSMAGSRLLDSMLNHEAVKVYTSERFEAHRYRDILRQRIETAVANQRALSLLHVSQSGVIAGGVATVMLLAGQDVTRGVLSVGDLVLINAYIIQVCLPLNALGFMFREAKDAAINAERLFQLLEQRADVVDLPGGAPLRVTQGEVQFDHVDFSYENTRPILHDLSLRIPAGHTVAVVGGSGSGKSTLARLLLRFYDPWAGRVSIDGQDLRVVTQDSVRRAIGIVPQDTILFNDTIAYNIAYGREGATMAEVIEAARAAYVHDFIAALPEGYQTMVGERGLKLSGGEKQRIAIARALLKNPSILIFDEATSALDTRSERAIQRELDRLSAHRTTLVIAHRLSTVVDAHEIVVLEKGRIVERGRHTDLLAANGVYAQLWTLQRQQSDLEQAQHRLAQQPINLVALVVSVLDGLREAIDARRITVYSVIRSETPSITGDPSRLQGIVGDVLSHAVLASHPGSRIEIVLERVEGMAQLRVTDTIAIPAVAAAAIPTASHTPAEMEPDAALSAFGPSATAPAPAPFDVLDPVEPLAPLRQEPRTFDTALASAAQDTAPTPAATLDPLWIRSVVEQHGGRFAVVPLPHGDGTTYVMDFPIRAVAPLAPAPGEAAPTAAPQAPRAERTALPPPDALSGVHVLIVDDQEDAREILQLLLEDYGATVTAYGAAKPALAALRAAPSNSWPDVLISDIALGDDEDGYALLRNVRLLESERDMPLDARLPAIALSGYDRPEDRTRALLAGFQLHLAKPTEHGELVTAILSVIRARRAPARESHASVSLQSAQESP, from the coding sequence GTGGGCGCGTTGTGGCGCGCCATCTGGCGCTACCGCAAGCGCGTGCTGGTGGCCGTGGGGCTGCTGGTGCTCGCCAAGCTGTGCGCGGTGGGCGTGCCGATCGTGCTCAAGTGGATCGTCGACGGCTTTGGCGATGCCACGCGGGCACGTGTATTTCCCGCCTTCCTGCTGCTGGCCTATGCGGTGCTGCGCTTTGGCGGCACGCTGTTCGGCGAGCTGCGCGACATGGTGTTCTCGCGCGTGTCGCAGCCTACGGTGGCGGGCTTCATGGCACAGGCCTTCGAGCACCTGCACCAGCTCGGACCGCGCTTTCATGCAAGCCGGCAGACGGGCGGGCTGATCCGCGATGTGGAACGTGGCACCACCGGCATCGAGTTCTTGCTGGGTGTCGCGCTGTTCACGATCCTGCCGACCATGGTGGAGATCGGCTCCGTGCTGATCATCATGATGAGCCGTTACAGCGGGTGGTATCTCCTCACCATCGTGGCCACGTTTGCGGCCTATTGCACGGCCACCGTGCTGCTCACGCGACGCCGCGTGCGCCTGCAGCGGCAGATGAACGAGTTCGACTCGATGGCCGGCAGCCGGCTGCTCGACAGCATGCTCAATCACGAGGCCGTGAAGGTCTACACCAGCGAGCGCTTCGAGGCCCACCGCTACCGCGACATCCTGCGCCAGCGCATCGAGACGGCCGTCGCCAACCAGCGCGCATTGTCACTGCTGCATGTGTCGCAAAGCGGCGTCATTGCCGGCGGTGTAGCGACCGTCATGCTGCTGGCCGGGCAGGACGTGACGCGCGGTGTGCTGTCGGTGGGCGATCTCGTGCTGATCAACGCGTACATCATCCAGGTATGCCTGCCGCTCAACGCGCTGGGCTTCATGTTCCGCGAAGCAAAGGACGCCGCCATCAATGCGGAGCGCCTGTTCCAACTGCTTGAACAACGGGCCGACGTGGTGGACCTGCCCGGCGGCGCACCGCTGCGCGTGACGCAGGGCGAGGTGCAATTCGATCACGTCGATTTCAGCTACGAGAACACGCGGCCCATCCTGCATGATCTCTCGCTGCGCATTCCTGCGGGCCACACGGTGGCCGTGGTGGGCGGCAGCGGCTCGGGCAAGTCGACGCTGGCGCGGCTGCTGCTGCGCTTTTACGACCCGTGGGCGGGGCGCGTGTCCATCGACGGGCAAGACCTGCGCGTGGTGACGCAAGACAGCGTGCGCCGCGCCATCGGCATCGTCCCGCAAGACACCATCCTCTTCAACGACACTATCGCCTACAACATCGCCTACGGGCGCGAAGGCGCGACGATGGCCGAGGTGATCGAGGCGGCGCGCGCGGCCTATGTGCACGACTTCATCGCCGCGCTGCCTGAGGGCTACCAGACCATGGTCGGCGAGCGCGGGCTCAAGCTGTCGGGCGGTGAAAAGCAGCGCATTGCCATTGCGCGGGCACTGCTGAAGAACCCGTCGATCCTGATCTTCGACGAGGCGACGTCGGCACTCGACACCCGCTCCGAACGCGCCATCCAGCGCGAACTGGATCGGCTCTCTGCACACCGCACGACGCTGGTGATTGCGCACCGGCTCTCCACGGTGGTGGACGCGCACGAAATCGTCGTGCTGGAAAAAGGCCGCATTGTCGAGCGCGGCCGCCATACCGACCTGTTGGCCGCCAACGGCGTCTACGCCCAGCTCTGGACGCTGCAACGTCAACAGTCCGACCTGGAACAGGCTCAGCATCGACTGGCACAGCAGCCGATCAACCTGGTCGCACTGGTGGTGAGCGTGCTCGACGGCCTGCGCGAAGCCATCGATGCACGCCGCATCACCGTGTATTCCGTGATCCGCTCGGAAACGCCGAGCATCACGGGCGACCCGAGCCGCCTGCAGGGCATCGTGGGCGATGTGCTGAGCCACGCCGTGCTGGCCAGCCACCCGGGCAGCCGCATCGAGATCGTGCTGGAGCGCGTGGAAGGCATGGCGCAGTTGCGCGTGACCGACACGATTGCCATACCGGCGGTGGCGGCGGCCGCCATTCCCACCGCCTCGCATACACCCGCTGAGATGGAACCCGACGCCGCCCTGTCGGCTTTTGGGCCGTCGGCAACCGCGCCGGCGCCCGCTCCGTTCGACGTGCTGGACCCGGTGGAGCCGCTCGCGCCGCTGCGGCAGGAACCACGCACGTTCGACACCGCGCTGGCGAGCGCCGCGCAAGACACGGCGCCCACACCCGCAGCCACGCTCGACCCATTGTGGATCCGCTCCGTTGTGGAACAACATGGCGGCCGCTTTGCCGTCGTGCCGCTGCCCCACGGTGACGGCACCACATATGTGATGGACTTCCCGATCCGCGCCGTGGCGCCGCTTGCGCCCGCGCCGGGCGAGGCCGCGCCGACCGCCGCGCCGCAGGCGCCGCGGGCCGAGCGCACGGCACTGCCGCCGCCGGATGCGCTGTCCGGCGTGCACGTGCTCATCGTCGATGACCAGGAGGACGCACGCGAAATCCTGCAGCTGCTATTGGAAGACTACGGCGCCACCGTCACCGCGTATGGCGCTGCCAAGCCCGCCCTCGCGGCCTTGCGCGCCGCGCCGAGCAACTCTTGGCCCGATGTGCTGATCTCCGACATCGCGCTGGGTGACGATGAAGACGGCTACGCGCTGTTGCGCAACGTGCGCCTGCTGGAGAGCGAGCGCGACATGCCGCTCGATGCCCGGCTCCCCGCGATCGCGCTCTCCGGCTACGACCGCCCGGAAGACCGCACGCGCGCGCTGCTGGCCGGCTTCCAGCTGCATCTGGCCAAGCCCACCGAACACGGCGAGCTGGTCACCGCCATCCTCAGCGTCATCCGCGCGCGACGTGCGCCCGCGCGTGAATCGCACGCCTCCGTTTCCCTCCAATCAGCCCAGGAGTCTCCATAA
- a CDS encoding glycosyltransferase family 4 protein has product MRIAMVSEHASPLADLGGVDCGGQNVYVRHVARQLARLGHRVDVFTRRERPLDPEVVPFGDGCRVVHVPAGPAAVLPKEALLPHMHAFGRHLLNHCARAQASGDAYDVIHANFFMSGLASLAASTRLHLPLVMTFHALGRVRRLHQGSADGFPDARFAIEETLVQRADRVIAECPQDQADLETLYRARPEQIDVVPCGFDAAEFAPIDRAEARRRLGVPADAFVVLQLGRMVARKGVDNVIEAIGKLPPDARKRVRLYVVGGNTVVPDVAATPELGRLQGIAERAGVTAQTTFVGKRGRADLRTWYSACDVFVSTPWYEPFGITPVEAMACGRAVIGADVGGIRSTVRHERTGFLVPPKDPQALAGRLLQLIQQPEVCREFGQAGLVRARMLYTWLGVAGQLERAYLKAIDTHARAMGRMTAAAPATHTAALAGLAA; this is encoded by the coding sequence ATGCGCATCGCCATGGTCAGTGAACATGCGTCGCCACTCGCCGACTTGGGCGGTGTCGACTGCGGCGGACAAAACGTCTACGTGCGCCATGTCGCGCGCCAGCTCGCACGGCTGGGCCATCGTGTCGATGTCTTCACGCGCCGCGAGCGTCCGTTGGACCCGGAGGTGGTGCCGTTTGGCGACGGATGCCGTGTCGTCCACGTACCGGCCGGCCCCGCCGCCGTACTGCCCAAGGAAGCGCTCCTGCCGCACATGCACGCCTTCGGCCGCCACCTGCTGAACCATTGCGCGCGCGCCCAGGCCAGCGGCGACGCCTACGACGTCATCCATGCCAATTTCTTCATGTCGGGTCTTGCATCGCTGGCGGCGTCCACACGGCTGCACCTGCCGCTGGTCATGACCTTTCACGCGCTGGGTCGCGTGCGCCGGCTGCACCAGGGCAGCGCCGACGGTTTTCCGGATGCGCGCTTCGCGATCGAAGAGACGCTGGTGCAACGCGCCGATCGCGTGATCGCCGAATGCCCGCAGGATCAGGCCGATTTGGAAACGCTCTACCGCGCCCGCCCCGAGCAGATCGATGTTGTTCCGTGCGGATTTGACGCCGCGGAATTCGCGCCCATCGACCGCGCCGAAGCGCGACGCCGCCTGGGCGTGCCGGCCGATGCGTTTGTCGTGCTGCAGCTAGGCCGCATGGTGGCGCGCAAGGGCGTGGACAACGTCATCGAGGCCATCGGCAAGCTGCCGCCCGACGCGCGCAAGCGCGTGCGCCTGTATGTGGTGGGCGGCAACACCGTCGTGCCGGACGTGGCCGCCACACCAGAACTCGGCCGCCTGCAGGGCATTGCCGAGCGCGCCGGTGTGACCGCACAGACCACCTTCGTCGGCAAGCGCGGCCGCGCCGACCTGCGCACCTGGTACAGCGCCTGCGATGTGTTCGTCAGCACGCCTTGGTACGAGCCCTTCGGCATCACGCCGGTCGAGGCCATGGCCTGTGGACGCGCGGTGATCGGCGCAGACGTGGGAGGCATCCGCTCGACCGTGCGACATGAGCGCACCGGTTTCCTCGTCCCGCCAAAAGACCCGCAGGCCCTGGCCGGCCGACTGCTGCAGCTGATCCAGCAGCCCGAAGTGTGCCGCGAGTTCGGCCAGGCCGGGCTGGTGCGCGCCCGCATGCTCTACACGTGGCTGGGCGTCGCAGGACAACTCGAGCGCGCCTACCTCAAGGCCATCGACACGCACGCGCGCGCCATGGGCCGCATGACCGCTGCCGCGCCCGCCACCCACACTGCTGCGCTGGCGGGGCTTGCGGCCTGA
- the ctaD gene encoding cytochrome c oxidase subunit I, giving the protein MSYAHPSPASPGHDHAPQSFWTRYVWSQDHKVIAVQYSLTAIAIGLVGLVLSNLMRLQLGFPGKFDFIDANHYYQFVTMHGMIMVIYLLTALFLGGFGNYLIPLMLGARDMVFPFLNMLSYWVYLLAVLVLVASFFVPGGPTGAGWTLYPPQAILPGTPGTEWGIVLMLVSLAIFIVAATMGGLNYVTTTLQARTRGMTLMRMPLTVWGIFTATVLALLAFPALFVSAIMMLLDKTLGTSFFMPAVVSMGQQLNHSGGSPLLFQHLFWFFGHPEVYIVALPAFGIVSDLISTHARKNIFGYRMMVWAILIIGVLSFVVWAHHMFVAGMNPYFGFFFATTTLIIAIPTALKVYNWVLTLWRGDIHLTVPMLFAIGFISTFVIGGLTGLFLGNVSVDIPLSNTYFVVAHFHMVMGVSPILVVFGGLYHWYPKVTGRMLNDTLGRAHFWITFIGTYLIYFPMHYLGVLGMPRRYYAYEGYSFIPPSAQTLNTFITVIAIIVGLAQLLFLFNLAWSLVRGRKAESNPWRATTLEWQTPQTPPVHGNWGPMLPVVYRWAYEYSPPGRADDFVPQNEPPTGAPDMGAETEAAPATSILHASGVRT; this is encoded by the coding sequence CGGCCATCGCCATCGGGCTGGTGGGGCTCGTGCTGTCGAACCTGATGCGGCTGCAGCTGGGCTTTCCCGGCAAGTTCGACTTTATCGACGCCAACCACTACTACCAGTTCGTCACCATGCACGGAATGATCATGGTGATCTACCTGCTCACGGCGCTGTTCCTTGGCGGCTTCGGCAACTACCTGATCCCGCTGATGCTGGGCGCGCGCGACATGGTGTTTCCGTTTCTGAACATGCTCAGCTATTGGGTGTATCTGCTGGCCGTGCTGGTGCTGGTGGCGAGCTTTTTCGTGCCGGGCGGGCCCACCGGCGCGGGCTGGACGCTATATCCGCCGCAGGCGATCCTGCCGGGCACCCCGGGCACCGAATGGGGCATCGTGCTGATGCTGGTGTCGCTCGCGATCTTCATCGTGGCGGCCACCATGGGCGGGCTCAACTACGTGACCACCACGCTGCAGGCGCGAACGCGCGGCATGACGCTCATGCGCATGCCGCTCACGGTATGGGGCATCTTTACGGCGACCGTGCTGGCGCTGCTGGCGTTTCCCGCGCTGTTTGTGTCGGCCATCATGATGCTGCTCGACAAGACGCTGGGCACCAGCTTCTTCATGCCGGCGGTGGTGTCGATGGGGCAGCAGCTGAACCACAGCGGCGGCAGCCCGCTGCTGTTCCAGCACCTGTTCTGGTTCTTCGGGCACCCCGAGGTGTACATCGTCGCGCTGCCCGCCTTCGGCATCGTGTCAGACCTCATCAGCACGCACGCGCGCAAGAACATCTTCGGCTACCGGATGATGGTGTGGGCCATCCTCATCATCGGCGTGCTGTCCTTCGTCGTCTGGGCGCACCACATGTTCGTGGCGGGCATGAACCCGTACTTCGGCTTCTTCTTTGCCACCACCACGCTGATCATCGCCATCCCGACCGCGCTCAAGGTCTACAACTGGGTGCTGACGCTGTGGCGGGGCGACATCCACCTGACCGTGCCGATGCTGTTTGCCATCGGCTTCATCAGCACGTTCGTGATCGGCGGGTTGACGGGGCTGTTCCTCGGCAACGTCAGCGTCGACATTCCGCTGTCCAACACGTACTTCGTGGTCGCGCACTTCCATATGGTGATGGGCGTCTCACCGATCCTCGTGGTGTTCGGCGGGCTCTACCACTGGTACCCGAAGGTGACGGGCCGCATGCTGAACGACACGCTGGGCCGCGCACATTTCTGGATCACCTTCATCGGCACGTACCTGATCTACTTTCCGATGCATTACCTGGGAGTCCTGGGCATGCCGCGGCGGTACTACGCGTATGAGGGATACAGCTTCATCCCACCCTCCGCGCAAACACTGAACACGTTCATCACCGTCATTGCGATCATCGTGGGCCTGGCACAGCTGCTGTTCCTCTTCAACCTGGCGTGGAGCCTCGTGCGTGGCAGGAAGGCCGAGTCCAACCCGTGGCGTGCCACCACGCTCGAATGGCAGACGCCGCAGACACCGCCCGTGCACGGCAACTGGGGGCCGATGCTGCCGGTGGTCTACCGGTGGGCATACGAGTACAGCCCGCCCGGCCGTGCGGATGACTTCGTGCCGCAGAACGAACCGCCCACCGGCGCCCCCGATATGGGAGCGGAAACGGAAGCGGCGCCGGCAACCTCCATCCTCCACGCCAGCGGGGTGCGCACATGA
- a CDS encoding SDR family oxidoreductase, with product MTQTDLNSNSSTTPTLRDQVIIVTGAGRGLGAAISRVLSAEGATVVATDYDAGTADRTAAELITEGSQSHAIALDVGDEAAVRSALDEVADRFGRVDAVINNAAIDITLPIDELNVEDWDRVVRTNLRGPFLLAKHASVLMRKRASGAIVNIASTASRRAWPNASVYHATKWGLLGLSHALHAELRPHGIKVSAVIAGGMRTPFLLDRFPDIDVNNLQDPANVAAAVRFVLLQPPETVIPEVMVLPMRETSWP from the coding sequence ATGACCCAGACCGATTTGAACTCCAATTCCAGCACCACACCCACCCTGCGCGACCAGGTCATCATCGTGACCGGCGCGGGGCGCGGGCTCGGCGCCGCCATCAGCCGCGTGCTGTCCGCCGAAGGGGCGACGGTGGTCGCCACCGACTACGATGCCGGCACCGCTGACCGCACCGCCGCCGAGCTGATCACCGAGGGCAGCCAGTCGCACGCCATTGCGCTGGACGTGGGCGACGAAGCCGCCGTGCGCAGCGCGCTCGATGAAGTGGCCGACCGCTTTGGCCGCGTGGATGCCGTCATCAACAACGCGGCCATCGATATCACGCTGCCCATTGACGAACTGAACGTCGAAGACTGGGACCGCGTGGTGCGCACGAACCTGCGCGGCCCGTTCCTGCTCGCCAAGCACGCCAGCGTGCTGATGCGCAAACGCGCGAGCGGCGCCATTGTCAACATCGCCTCGACGGCATCGCGCCGCGCGTGGCCGAATGCGTCGGTCTATCACGCCACCAAATGGGGGCTGCTGGGGCTGTCGCATGCCCTGCATGCCGAGCTGCGCCCGCACGGCATCAAGGTCTCTGCCGTGATTGCCGGCGGCATGCGCACGCCTTTCCTGCTGGACCGCTTTCCTGATATCGACGTGAACAACTTGCAGGACCCGGCCAACGTGGCCGCCGCCGTGCGCTTCGTGCTGCTGCAGCCGCCCGAGACTGTCATCCCAGAGGTGATGGTTCTGCCGATGCGGGAGACGTCATGGCCCTGA
- a CDS encoding heme-copper oxidase subunit III family protein — protein sequence MSDPTLPADSGASAGGWPGIVNDWSGDRETFRVPWGKAMMWIFLLSDTFVFSSFLIGYMTVRMSTTVPWPDPSKVFGLSVGGVEVPLLLIAIMTFVLISSSGTMAMAVNFGYRREAKRAALLMLATAILGAAFVSMQAFEWTKLIVHEGIRPWGNPLGAAQFGACFFMITGFHGFHVTCGVIYLLLIARKILQPGFAEHGNFQIVEIAGLYWHFVDLVWVFIFALFYLW from the coding sequence ATGAGCGATCCCACGCTACCCGCCGACTCGGGCGCCTCCGCCGGAGGTTGGCCCGGCATCGTCAACGACTGGTCGGGCGACCGCGAAACCTTCAGGGTGCCGTGGGGCAAGGCCATGATGTGGATCTTCCTGCTGTCGGACACCTTCGTCTTCAGCAGTTTCCTGATCGGCTACATGACGGTGCGCATGTCGACCACGGTGCCATGGCCCGACCCGTCCAAGGTGTTCGGACTGTCGGTGGGCGGCGTGGAAGTGCCGCTCCTGCTGATCGCCATCATGACGTTCGTACTCATCAGCAGCAGCGGCACGATGGCGATGGCGGTGAACTTCGGCTACCGGCGAGAGGCAAAGCGCGCGGCGCTGCTCATGCTGGCGACTGCCATCCTGGGCGCGGCGTTCGTGTCGATGCAGGCGTTCGAGTGGACCAAGCTGATCGTGCATGAAGGCATCCGCCCGTGGGGCAACCCGCTGGGCGCGGCGCAGTTTGGCGCATGCTTTTTCATGATCACGGGCTTCCACGGCTTTCACGTGACCTGCGGCGTGATCTACCTGCTGCTGATCGCCCGCAAGATCTTGCAGCCGGGCTTTGCCGAGCACGGCAACTTCCAGATCGTGGAGATCGCGGGCCTCTACTGGCACTTCGTCGATCTCGTCTGGGTGTTCATCTTTGCGTTGTTCTACCTGTGGTGA
- a CDS encoding cytochrome c oxidase subunit 3, whose protein sequence is MTTLPRHFAPDASSALPQAGRIGLRVFMAVVTALFLLLILAYAMRMREPDWMPVPHPALLWWNTGVLALASVAMELARRTDTRRTIWLLAGGGLAALFVLGQWAAWQQLSATGQGVAVNPSNSFLYVFTGLHAAHVVGGLVVWAVTVARLRSNADRTRRSVALCATYWHFLLAVWLVLLAAMWWITPAFVTAICGPLYGATP, encoded by the coding sequence ATGACGACCCTGCCCCGCCACTTCGCACCTGATGCGTCGTCCGCATTGCCCCAAGCGGGGCGCATTGGCCTGCGCGTCTTCATGGCCGTGGTGACGGCGCTGTTCTTGTTGCTGATCCTCGCCTATGCCATGCGCATGCGCGAGCCGGATTGGATGCCGGTTCCCCACCCGGCGCTGCTGTGGTGGAACACCGGCGTGCTGGCACTGGCCAGCGTGGCCATGGAATTGGCACGGAGAACCGACACGCGCCGCACGATCTGGCTGCTCGCGGGTGGCGGGCTTGCCGCGCTTTTCGTGCTCGGGCAATGGGCCGCGTGGCAGCAACTGTCGGCCACCGGGCAAGGCGTGGCGGTCAACCCGTCCAACAGCTTTCTGTATGTGTTCACGGGCCTGCATGCGGCGCATGTCGTCGGTGGCCTGGTCGTCTGGGCGGTGACGGTGGCACGCCTGCGCAGCAACGCCGACCGCACGCGTCGCAGCGTTGCCCTCTGCGCAACGTACTGGCACTTCCTGCTGGCCGTGTGGCTTGTGTTGCTGGCGGCGATGTGGTGGATCACACCCGCATTTGTGACGGCCATCTGCGGGCCGCTGTACGGAGCCACACCATGA